The following coding sequences lie in one Kiritimatiellia bacterium genomic window:
- a CDS encoding GAF domain-containing sensor histidine kinase, which yields MTGPDRPENIYEALLRVSLDINARLELNEVLAGVIRHTRLLLDCEDASLVLWDARRRQFETGASTTRIGDTVAARVRQSGGATRWIVDHGEPCVVPDTRKDPFTANPIIPENGIGAYAGVPIRQGDEILGVLYVLSRRPRGFSDEEVEWMQELAGMAAIAIQNSRLMASLRELNEFKDALRRLAAHDLRQPLSPAIGFLDLALTSSPALPQDHLALLEEVRKALMRMRDLVSGILDYERMTEEGELALQPVDLNALAEEAVQPLREIAASRSQRLEFCPAAVIPTAQGDPVLLRQAMGNLVANAVKYTPAGGHIEVATGLRDSEAFFEVRDDGPGIEPEEQKRLFQPFTRLKSAGETEGTGLGLSLVRKIIERHGGRVSVDSAPSRGSVFRLHLPGAKDTCAAE from the coding sequence ATGACGGGACCGGACAGGCCGGAGAACATCTACGAGGCGCTGCTGCGCGTCAGCCTGGACATCAACGCGCGGCTGGAACTGAACGAGGTCCTCGCGGGCGTGATCCGGCACACCCGCCTGCTCCTGGATTGCGAGGACGCCAGCCTGGTCCTCTGGGACGCCCGGCGCAGGCAGTTCGAGACCGGCGCCTCCACGACGCGCATCGGCGACACCGTGGCGGCGCGCGTGCGGCAGAGCGGGGGCGCCACCCGCTGGATCGTGGACCACGGCGAGCCCTGCGTCGTGCCCGACACCCGGAAGGACCCGTTCACGGCCAACCCCATCATCCCCGAGAACGGGATCGGGGCCTACGCGGGCGTGCCCATCCGGCAGGGCGACGAGATCCTGGGCGTGCTGTACGTCCTCTCGCGCCGGCCGCGCGGTTTCTCGGACGAGGAAGTGGAGTGGATGCAGGAACTCGCCGGCATGGCGGCCATCGCCATCCAGAACTCGCGCCTGATGGCCTCGCTGCGGGAACTGAATGAATTCAAGGACGCCTTGCGGCGCCTGGCCGCCCACGACCTGCGCCAACCCTTGAGCCCGGCCATAGGGTTTCTCGACCTTGCCCTCACCAGTTCCCCCGCCCTGCCGCAGGATCATCTCGCCCTGCTCGAGGAGGTCCGCAAGGCGCTGATGCGGATGCGCGACCTGGTGAGCGGCATCCTGGACTACGAGCGCATGACCGAGGAAGGCGAGCTGGCCTTGCAGCCCGTGGACCTGAACGCCTTGGCCGAGGAGGCGGTCCAGCCGCTCCGCGAGATCGCCGCGAGCCGTTCCCAACGACTGGAGTTCTGCCCGGCCGCCGTCATCCCGACCGCGCAGGGCGATCCCGTGCTGCTCCGGCAGGCCATGGGCAACCTCGTGGCCAACGCGGTCAAGTACACGCCGGCGGGCGGGCACATCGAGGTGGCGACGGGACTCCGGGACAGCGAGGCCTTCTTCGAGGTACGGGACGACGGGCCGGGCATCGAACCGGAAGAGCAGAAGCGGCTGTTCCAGCCGTTCACCCGCCTCAAATCCGCGGGCGAGACCGAGGGCACGGGCCTGGGGTTGAGCCTGGTCCGGAAAATCATCGAGCGGCACGGCGGCCGGGTATCCGTCGACAGCGCCCCCAGCCGCGGCAGCGTATTCCGGCTGCACCTGCCTGGGGCCAAAGATACCTGCGCCGCTGAATAA